The Phyllopteryx taeniolatus isolate TA_2022b chromosome 4, UOR_Ptae_1.2, whole genome shotgun sequence genome includes the window CGTATAGTTGCCAcacccaaaatgttttagtacCATGATAAGTTTCCTGTTCAAACGTGCTAAGTTTCACGTCGTTCTCCAATCtaaatgctgtttttcaatGTGCTGGTGTAGCGAGTGAATTGTCCACCGAGTGTCTGGCTTTGCACACAGAGAGGTGTGTTGCCGCCGTCCGTCTCGTAGGAGCGGCGCTACCCCGAGCTTCCAATGTTGCATCGTTTCCTTAACAGGAATTCGTTATCGACGGCGTCGGAAGCCTGAGAGATTTGGATGAACGAAGCGGCGCGGGGTTTTCTTCGATCGAGTGCAGAAACTACCAACTACCTACATCGGTAACCGGAGCGCTAACATTCATATGGGTGGCTGGAAAACCCGACTGAGGTGGAGATGAAGTGATGagaggaaagagaaaaaaaaaaaactttcagttTTTAGTAATTTAGCTAAACATGACAATGTAGAAGTAGGCCTGTAATTCAGGGGAATTGCGCAGGGCAAGAACATGAGTAGTTTTCCAAATCCTCGGGAAAACACGAGATGACAAGGACACGCTGAACAAAGCTGTCAggttttttgaaattattattattatttttttttttttttttaaatattgttgaaaaactttagtttgtgatttaaatgtttttgttttgtttttaactcatTTATATTTTCAGCTTGGCACtgaactgaaatatttcattttgaccaAAGGATTTTCTTtagacggcacggtggccgactggttacagcgtcagcctcacagttctgaggaccggggttcaatccccggccccgtgcctgcgtggcttttctccgggcactccgctttcctcccacatcccaaaaaacatgcattcattggagactctaaattgcccgtaggcgtgaatgtgagagcgaatggttgtttgtttctatgtaccctgcgattggctggcgaccagttcggggtgtaccccgcctctcctgcccgatgacagctgggataggccccgcggggcacgcccgcgacccgcgtgaggagaagcgcgacagaaaatggatggattttcttgaATGAAATATGATTTGCGCATACATTGCAGActtggaaggaaggaaggaaggagcgaTGTTGACATTGGTAGGAAAAATTCAGAATCTTTGCATTTTGGTCATTTCTATTTTGAAAGTGgcactaaacaggcccaaaaaatggcatgcaaatttgacacaccaaagAGAAGTGGAATGTTAACAAACCTGCCAAATTTGCCAAATCCCTTTAGTATGTAAAGTccggtttcaaaacttgaaaaataagggccacctctcagacGCCGTCATGccccaaaaggaatcaaacatatgtCAAATCACGATTTCAAGCCACTTTGTATGTTGACAATTTGACAAAAGGTTCTGCCCAGAAAACAATGTAAACGTGAGAGCAAAACCTCGACTTGACATGGTAGAAAAATGCTTCTTATCGGTTGCGACGGAACTGTGACGTTTAAGCCATTTTCCGATTTGTCCATTTTCAGGCTCAAATTGAGAGCAACTGCATCCCCACAATGACTTCACACTTCAAAACAAGATAAATAATAGTGAATTCAGGATATACAACTTTCTATCAAGGAGGAATTCTATGaaggtgtgattttttttcttttcttttttttggaacgcCGAAATCCCAATCCCAGAAAATCTCAGCCAAAGTGAAAAAAAGGTTCAAAAGGAGGTGGTGAAGGGATCATTTGTCTGACAATGAGAACAAGCGATTTTGGTGGACCTCTGCTAAATTCACGTAGCCTATTTATTTCCAGGTACAAAAAGAAACGCGAAGGACACGGCGGCCGTTCTTCGGGATTTCGTCACGCATGCGAGTGGAGTTCCCACGACATTGTTGGCCTTATCGTTCCCAGTATACTGAATATGCCAACGGCATATCATCGACCTCGCACCTCAGAGTCAAAGAGCGATATGATCAACTTTTCGACAATTCCCACGACGTCCTGGCTGGCCGGCGGACTTTTGGTGGCCTGCCAGCGGTGGTGACGAGCAACCCAGGGCAAACGCTTCTTTCCTCCATTTTGCAGGCATCTCTACTTAACGCTAGCAGCACTTTGACTCCCTCCGAGGTGGAAAAGCGCCACACAAGTCAAAGCTCAGTTAGCATTTGCTTGAGTGTTTAGTTTTCTGACGTTTTACTTTCACTCCCTAGATTTGAAAAGATTTGTGTGGTGTGCGTATGTTTCGTCATTGTCTCGTAACGTGTGCTTAAATTGGAGTTtgtcgcacgcacacacacacacacacagagcacatGTGTTTtctctactccttactttgtcatagttaattattttttttaaagataaacaACCTGCAAGAAATTTTGGGCAAATCCCAATCTGTCCATCCAGCAATCCCTTTTCTAtcacgcttatcctcaccagggtcgcaggtgtTCCTATTCCAGATGATTTCGGGCGAGagttggggtacaccctgaattggtcgccagccaatcacttttttttccttttttcattgTCGCTAAAtcgtgacccacttttatagCATTTAAGAACACGCGTGTATAAATGCGCCCCAGCTCAGACTCCTTCACACCTGCCGTTCACACTCGAAGATCAAGATTGAAATCAAAGTGAAGATGATGATAatcgtgatgatgatgatgcttgtCATGGGATCGTCAGGGGGTCCCAGAGGAGAAGAAATTGCAGCGACCACAGGTACACACAAACCTAAAGTATGCACCACTGGACGATCCAAAAGATTTCCATTGTTCagtaacttttgttgttgttgttgtcgttcaCGAGCAGCATGACAGTGACCGAGCGCCCGCAGCACTTTCTGACTCCACCCATGCAGACATCTATGGCTTTCATCCAATCTTTTTTCTGTAGCACTTACtatcctcattcgggtcacgggtgagccgGAGCCAATCTTGGCGCTGTCTGTCCGCCGACAAAATGAGAATCCTGCCTAAAACGTGAatcttttttccattgtttgtttgttgtcgtcgccgccgccgccgctgcgcTGACTCCTGTTTGTTTGACTGTGCAGCCGCTCCTGGGACTGACGACGAGGCCTGGGTTGACTGGACCAAGAGCCACTGGTTCTCGGTCTACCGGGTCTGGGTCCACCATCTAGAAAGACGGCCCCGCATAAATGGGCACGATGAGAAGCGGGCCAATTGGACCGTCTGCTACCGGAACTCGGCCTCCGAAGCCTCCGAAGTAAGTAAACGAGGCCAAAGTTGACCTGGGCCCACCCGAGCGGATCCTGAGCGAGGCTGCCTAGTCGTCTTTTTTGCAATCACCAAGTAGCAGAAAATAAAGACATGACATAGGgatgtgaattttgtcattgATATATAACACCTGCAACATTCTGTCCTACAGTGAGCGTCACCTTGTTAGCAAGATTATGTGAAAACAGGGACTTTACTTACAAATTGGAAatacaaatggggaaaaaaaatagatcattattttcatttcttttttcaaaatccctctctctatatatatatatgatgataTTAAAATAAGGTATGTCctttaaaatactaaaatacaccatgaaaacaaaaaaatcgacTAAACTTGAACTGTAAGAAAAATGTACCAGCAACAAAGTATGTTTACCATAccttgtgtatgtttttgggatatttgATTTGCAAagtacattcacacacacatttgtgtatatataggcacacacaaacatacatggaCACCAATACATACTACACAGTAGAGATGTGTGTGGAAAAATACACGTTTGTGTGCACACAGTATGCTGTATACATTTGTACACATGCGCATGAAAATATTGCTTGCATCAGGCGAAAccttgcatttttaaaaagcagcacTTTTCAGGAGCCGTGAACATCCCATCATTGACGAGAGCAGGCCATTTTCAACATTGAGATGGATGTCCGAGCCATACTGTACATCGACACATTATGACAGTATACACAAGTGCACGCACATgtcaaatacacacatacatttacagtTATGGGGGAACAACTGTATTAGACCACCCTCGTTTCCAAAGTGCCTTGTTCATTTTTTATGGCTGCTACAACTAAAGgtgcatttgtttggacaaagataatgacgGCAACAAAAAATAGCTCCTAAGAGTTGTCAAATAGAACATCGAGGATTATGGAATCAACTGCATTTTCATCGTGTTCATTGTAATATACATTTAGTGGTACCAGGcgttaaaatgaacaagaaagtgttttttgttgttgttgttgtaattatacagtggtgcctcgagatatgCGTTTAGTTCATTCCGTGACCTCGCCGTGACCTCGAAACACCCGCGTCtcgaatcatctttccccattgaaatgagtgCAAATGCTTTTCCGGCCTtcagcagaacaaaaaaatgctgtcGAGGCAAAATAGCTATtttgtcctttaaaaaaaatatcttcaaattcaaatacatttcccccccccagttTTTGTCAGCATCAGTTGAATGGGCATTTTGCTCCTCcttttggccaccagggggtagTAAAAGACAGATAGGGCTGGTGATGGACGTTCAACCCGTCGAAGCTTCTCGCAGAGGATCTGAATAATATTGGACTGTAACAAGTGGGATGCTCCCGGTGAGACGGTGATGACGTGTACCGCGACGCCATCAGAGTCCCCCCAACCCACCTCCGATCCATCCGctcgctcctcttcctcctcttcctcttgcaTCCAGCAGCACCGCGACGCTCTCGGGCCGGCACGAGTGCACCGAAGGCGGCCGCCGTCGTCGTGTCCGTGCTGTCAACTGTTGATTCCTGGCCGACGTCAATGACTCTTGGACGGTAAGCAGACATCGTGCTATTCttctttttgtatctttttttcttctttttctgtcGCTTGCCTTGCTGTTGTCGCCGAGCAACCACACTGATGACAGATGAGaggcggaggcggaggcggaggaggatGAGAGAACAAAtgattcttttctttatttcgaCACTTATTCTTATGGTCTACAGTACTGCGATGATGGTACGTTGTACACTTCGTGCACAGGCTGTCATGGTGACATGCGGTCCATTTGCTTCCATACCTAGAGTTTCAATGATTACCATTTGTGTCAGTTTACGGCGCTCTGGGGATTTTTGCTCTTGATTTGGATATTATACTTGCACCCCTCCCCTGGTGCCGTCACCTTTATCATTACGGAGGGGTTCGTGTGTCCCAATAATCCCGGGAGCTAAATCGTCtgccatgccccccccccccggcagggaccagacaaaacacGCTCAAAGACCCTTCACGATGAGTGCAAATATTGGGCCTTGTTTTCACTCAGCCGGACGCGGCTCACCGGGTCTCCCCCTCTGAgaagggatatatatatatatatatatatatatatatagaaatgtTGTATTATGTCGAGATAATCCAGTAGAGTCGTACACCAACCACCGCAAACTCCAAAGCACAAGAACTATCGGTGTCACTAATCGTGAGCAAACACTTTTGTCCTATCGGATGTGATGACGACTGTGTGCCTAATAAATTGGCCTGCGCGAGCCAAGGAGCCCGGAAAAAGGTTGTTTTTCAGGCCCTTTCTCACCGCGAAGTGGACTTGGGTAGCACCACTGAGTGCCGGGAGGCGCTTGAGTCATCGCCACAATGCGTGTCGCGTCCCCGGCCGACTGGACTGTGGCCTGCTAATTATCAGTCATCTTGATGGGAGTCGTTAACGAGGCCGCCAGAGCCCCGGCGGGGCTCCGGCGGGGCTCCGGCGGGGCTCCGGCGGGGCTCCGGCGGGGCTCCGGCGGGACTCCGGCGGGGCTCCGGCGGGGCTCCAGCGGGGCTCCGGCGCGCACACGCTCGCTCGCTCGTTGCCGCTTCCaggctttttctttgtcattttcttttcttttcttttcttttcttttcttttcttttcttttcttttcttttcttttcttttcttttcttttcttttcttttcttttcttttcttttcttttcttttcttttcttttcttttcttttcttttcttttcttttcttttcttttcttttcttttcttttcttttcttttcttttcttttcttttcttttcttttcttttcttttcttttcttttcttttcttttcttttcttttcttttcttttcttttcttttcttttcttttcttttcttttcttttcttttcttttcttttcttttcttttcttttcttttcttttcttttcttttcttttcttttctttgacagTGTAACGGGTTTCCGGGCCGGGTCACTTTGTTTCGGTAAGAGCTTTGAGCGGGAGAGATGATGAGCAGCTGTGCATGAATCGCCGTCCCGTTCGATAGGGATATACTTGTGGGCTTCGGGCTTCGGGCTTCAACAAATCTCGATGCAGCAGCCACCCTTTCTGGCCAAAGGGACCGGGATTCAATGAAGGAGAGGAAAGATTAGGGTCTCCAACCTTACAACGATTTGGGGACAATTGTATGTTTGCCACTTTTTCGTGTCATGACGTCTTGACGGTAACAAAGCGACGAAGGATTGCCGGTAACGGTTGGCGCGATAACTTGCGCTGTGCGGAATGAGTCACGTGCCAACGTCCAATCGAGTGAGATTTGGAAACCAAATCCTTGGACTACAATTTGATCAATAGCAGCGAAGACACGGCCCGCTGAATTGCCTTTTGAAAAGGTGTCCATCAAAAGGTGGCAAATTGTTTCTAAGAAGAAAAACATAATGTTGGACAAACGTCGAATGGCAAAATGTCTTTGACGTTTCATGATCTGGCTATGTTTTCTCAACGTGCTAATTCCATTTTGGGATATATCGGACTTTTCTGCGATTGTTTAATATTCCTTTCCGTATGCAAGCTAACACAAATTGAACGCTCGGTGTCTTCAGAGTAaccccttttttggggggccctTTTTGTCCCTCCGGCGATCTTTCCCGTTAAGGCCACCGGACACAGCCTCATTTGCCAATTTGCATTCGCACACAAGCAGACGGCGAAATAAATGGCGTGATTTCCGTGGCATGAATGAATATGTGCGAATTTGGTGAAAGGGTCACAACTATTGCACGTCCTTACCTTGATTGCGATTGAGTGCGATGGCTTTCAATTAGGAGTTGGGATCATTTCTGCACTGGAATCGCATCGTTTGAAGAATTGGGCCACTCGCGCGATTTGTACGAAgccgttatgcacttttgtcgTTACCATTATGCAAGGAGTGTATTTCGGTGGCAAATCGAGGATTGCCTTTACCATGAATGGCTGCAATTTTAAATCGCCAATACCTTTTTGAAAATCGGACTTTCGGCATgtgagacatttacccatatcggcattaaaaaaaaaaaaagcggaattgaattggatttttttttttttataaagaagtGTCTTTACAGTTATGGATCAAATTCTATGAAAGAAATGCACACTTTATGTTGGTGCAGACCGAGCATTCATGCACAAGCGGCGGCGGAACCAAGCGATCACAGGTTGttgtatgtaatgtaatgtaatgttcaATTCACCATAAGCGCACCTCTTAGGAAATCCGTCtatttgtgcgtgcgtgcaaagAGAAGCAGAAAGCAAAACgggagtgtttttgtttgtttgtttgtttgtttgtttttgctctctTCGGTGACCGTCCCTTGCTAAGTGGTTGCCATGACGACGGTGACATCACTCCCCCGTTTGTTTGGGCTTCCCTGCGAAAGATGCTCGTCGGTccttcctcctcatcttcatcctccGCTGTTGCCGGGCAACGGCACTCCGTCACGGCTACAAGTCCAAGCCGGAGCGGCGGTTGCTAGGCAACACCACAAGGTGCCGTCGGCGGGCTTTTTCCAACGTCGCCGTGCAGATGTTGACCTTTTTACATGCTGACAGCTGCTCACAACGCTCGAGAATCATTTTTcgaaaaatgtacatttattttggttgttTGAAGCGTCTTATTTTCCTTTCGATGTGCATTGGACTaattggaggaaaccggtgaTCATTTTCAGATTTGATTGAcatgtatcagaatcagaatcagaatcatctttatttgccaagtttgtccaaaacacacaaggaatttctctCGAATACGTCACCAGATCAAGTGCCGCatgtaatgattgacatgtagTCGGACCAATCAATTGGCCAATGAACACCTCATAAACcaagcagataaaaaaaaaaaaaaaaaatcaagtgtaTTGTTACTTATTGAGCTTGAATTGGATTGCTGTTTTCAGGTTTATGAACAAGCGTGTTCCTTCTAACAAGAGATACCAGCCCACAGACTACGAGCACGCAGCCAATTGCGCCACACATGCGGTAAAACACACTCACCCACGCATGGACACTGTGGCATTCGAGATCCGAGTGCAAATGCAAGCCGCAGCATGCGGCACTATGTTAGCATTCAAACAGACAATCGCGAGCCTGAACAAGTCACCATTTGCATTTGGAATGGACATTTATAGAACATGTCAAAGTATTTTGCCAAATAGCTTCATTTTCCCCATGTCAATAGATCATGTATATTTTAAAGAatcaaacaaagaaataataGTCCTATGTCGTCGTTCGGAGTACATTGAATTTCGAAATCTCTTTTTATTTGACCCTCACGCCTGAGACATTCTCTGTAGTTTTTAGgatattttgtcaaaaacacaaaactcaaAATAAACTCACACAATCACACAAGCACAGTTAACacgtgtaaacacacacacgcatgtacacgcacacaaacaaacgtaaccacacaaaaataaacacaaacaaactaacGCACACGAACACACTAATgcaatgttttgctttgacgGCATAAAGTTTCGAAACTAACATCTGCTAGTATCAAACATCCATTCGTTTATATTTTTTAAGCCTTCAGTTACTCGTTTGTTGGCATAGCGCACGAAGAATATTGCATGAAATCGCTCCTTTGTTCaacgaaaagaaaaagaaacgtccaaaaaatgtacaacttttaaGTCTCATGTCAAATGAAACCCATTTGCCCAAGTTGTGCGACTCAATCCAGCAAATAAGAAGGAATTTGAAAATATGCCAAAGGGTACAAATTGGTGTAAacacaataaatgtatttgagCTGAAGCTGGAAATGACCAAATCCAGAaaccaacatgaaaacaataagattgaaaaagacaagaaaatcaATTGCTAAAAGCCTCGTTTCATTGCGCGTGCGTACGCGTGGGTGCGTGCAGTTATGGATCATCCCGAGCCTGCTGGGCAGCTCGCTGCTGCACTGCCAGTCGGAGGACCAATGGGAGCGAGTGTCGGCCTGGGTGTACGGCGCCGGGCTAAGCTCGCTCTTCACAGTCTCCACACTCTTCCACACCGTGGCCTGGAAGAAGAGCCACCTACggtacgcacacgcacgcacacacacaaatactacatcatacaaactaaaacaaacatgaacacacacacacgcacacgcattgAGACACAggtgcaaaaacacacacatgcacaagcaAACAGAAAAAgtaacagacacacacgcaaactaaccaacaaacacacaagcacatggcACCACATGGCACCACGTGCGCTAACCCATGTGTGTGCGTCGTCAGGGATGTGGAGCACTGTTTCCACATGTGTGACCGGATGGTGATCTACTTCTTCATCGCCGCCTCTTACGCACCTTGGTAAGACACACGAGCGCACACAAGCCCGCGCGGGCACAGCCGCGTGTACGCAGTGTTTCGCATGTGACAGGCTGAACCTGAGGGAACTCGGACCCTGGGCGAGCCACATGCGCTGGCTGGTGTGGGTCATGGCGCTGTCGGGGACCGCCTACGTCTTCTTCTTCCACGAGAGGTGCATTTTGCCCATTTGAATACTGTGCGCATTGTGTCTAATGGTTGCGTTTACTTTGTATCGTTTTATTGCTTTATCTTCCGTTGATAAATAGCATTCGTCGTACCCGCCGCAGGTACAAGATGGTGGAGCTGATCTGCTACACTGTGATGGGCCTCTTCCCCGCCTTGGTCATCCTCTCCATGGTAAGCGCCGCGATCGTTGGGGGCTCCGCGCGAGCAACTTCCGCATTCGGGGGAAAAAAGGCGGGAGCGCATTCCCTTCCGGCTCGGGCGAATGGCGGAAAACCAGGACAAAGCACCCGGAGCAACTTTCAACGGCCACGTTAGATTTGATTGGACACGAGATGTTTCCGAGtgctaccaaagatgacaatattcgATGTTCAGGCGTGCTCCCTGTTTTACATATgtatcatatttgtatgaatAAGTGATATACGTGTATTTAACTTTGGAAGACAACAAGTTTGGTTTCACGTTAGTTGTCGTGGCACACAGGAAGTCCACCgttttggtcacgtgatgttccGCATGTACGGGATTGGATGGAGAAGATCAACTGAATTATTTCCAAGCGAATCGGCCGCTATGGTCAATTGATCCGATGAGGTTACGACGACGTGAGAGCGTTTGGAAACAAAAATCGCACCGACCACTTTGCTGCCTAAACGAGTAGAAACATGTCAAATGttcgctatatatatatatatatatatttcaagagAATCTCAAAAACCTTTTGATTGAAACGGCGTAAAATCAACAATCACATAATTGATtgatttgctttttaaaatatccaTTTCAGtgatcattttccttttttaaaatgcaaaataattgaACTCgttttaatagatttttttaaaatggagggATTCAAATTTTCTGAtcggcttctcctcacgcgggtcgcgggcgtgccggagcctatcccggctgtcatcgggcaggaggcggggtacgcccggaactggtcgccagccaatcgcagggcacatacaaacaaacaaacaaacaaccatccgcactcacattcacacctacgggcaatttagagtcttcaattactaCAATGAAATGTTGATAATTGACAATGGGTAAAAGtaccaaaaacatttatattatttgtcattttcattcatttgttcgtTGAGGGGGCGGCAcaacttagagtcttccatcaacctggcacgcatgttttggggatgcgggaggaaagcggagtgcgcccggagaaaagccccgcaggcacggggacaacatgcaaactccacacaggcggggccggggatttgaaccccggtctccagaattgtgaggcagatgtgctaaccggtcggctGTACTTATTtcaatgaaatcaaatcaaatgaaatgtttatttattttatttttttcccccccctgcaAACTCATTGAGATgaaatcaacagcgcctctgctggtcaccGACGAGTAGTGCACTTAATTTTGCTGTTCCCAGACGAATCAAGCGCTCTAATTTCCTGAACTTTCAGCCGGAACAGGCGGGCTTGTGCGAGCTGCTGCTGGGTGGCACCTTCTACTGTCTGGGCATGGTGTTCTTCAAGAGTGACGGCATCGTGCCTTTCGCCCACGCCATCTGGCATCTCTTTGTGGCCACCGGTGCCGCGGTGCACTACTTCGCCATCTGGAAGTACCTCTACGCGATGCCCGCCAACCCGGTCCAAACCTCCAGATGACAACGCCCCCCTCAGCCACCGCTAGGGAACATTCCGGTCCATTCCCAAGTCACTGCGCTTTGTCCTCTGGGAGAAGCTGCATGTCACATTCAGTGTCTTTTGTGTCAATTGTTTACAATGTGCTGGAGTAGCAGGCGCTGCTCAACTGGTTGCACCATGAggttattgattgattgattgattgatttatgtatttatgttgtGTATTATTTCTAGCGTTTCTTCCCCCCCCTACGGTGCAATGTGGCCGGCCGGTATTCATGACGAACTTGCAAGGAGCAATGGGGTTACAGTAATTGTATGAAACCTCTACACAACAATGTGTGACTgatttcattatttcttttacaatgtgattatttatttatttctattgtgcaaggtggccaGTAATCATAGAGAACGTAAACGATTGCAATTACAGTACTGGTGAGAAAGGTCTCCGTGTGACCATTCATGCCgtggacttgttttttttattttttacccagtggattatttctagtcattcACGATTTCTATTGGCGGTATTCATGATTGCCTTCCGAGAAACAATTGCATTACAATTGTATGACACATCTGCACGACAATGTGTtactgatttcttttttactctGTAAATTATTTCTAATTGTTGACTTTGTTTCTATTGTGCAAAGTCACAGTTATCATGACTAACTGGCGAGGAACGATGGCTTTACAGTAATTGTGTGACATGTCTACAAAACAGTGCGTCACAGAATTCTTTTCGGaattttgtggattatttcagTCATTTGTATTGCGCAAGGTCGCAGATATCGTGACCGACTGGCGATTGCATGACAGTCATCGTGGGACACTTCTCCGTGGGGATGCGTTGCCAACATTTTTCACTCTGGATTATTTTGTAGTTGTTCACTTCATTTCTATTGTGAAGAACGATTGCTCTGCAGTTATTGTATGTGAtcgattgtatttatttttttaccatgtgCATTAGTTGTAGCGGTTCACTTTATTTCGATTGTTTAAGGTGGCTGTCATCATCAATAACTGGCCAGTAACGATCGCATTACAGCAATTGCTTGACACGTTTCTAAAATGGTGCGTGACAAAGAATGTTTTCCTTCCTCTGTGGatgattttcattttcattgtgcaAGATGGCGGTTATCATGAATTGCGGGTTAGAGAAGCCATTTTATGAATTATATGACGTGTCTGTGCGTAACCCAAGGGGCCATGGCCTTTTTTGGGACTCTGTAGATTATTTCGAGTTGTCCAGTTTACTTCCATTGTGCAAGGTGCCGGTCACTGGCAATTGTACGCCACGTCGATGTCTGGCTGGCTGAGAGCGCCAAGGAGTGTTTTTTGACTGTGGGTTATTTCTTGTCGTTCtgttgatttctattgtgcaaggcgGTGAGTAATCATGAATAACTCAAACGATTGCAACAATAGTAATTGTGCGACATGTCTGCATCGGGCCGATCGGCCGTAAACttcaatgattattattatgagtttactctggattatttctattgtgcaaaatGGCCTTCAAATGAGCACGGCCGCAACCCACCGGTTGAGAACCGCCGTGCTATAGTGTCACCGCTGTGTTTTTCTTGAGCCACTATTGCGTCTTACTTTTTgggtttggttttgttttgttttttgcagtgattttagttttcatgagattggttttaatatttaatgctcaactttcttcttcttattataatatataattattctgtttatattcCGAGAGAAGTTTTCACCAGTG containing:
- the LOC133476673 gene encoding monocyte to macrophage differentiation factor 2-like; its protein translation is MTLGRFMNKRVPSNKRYQPTDYEHAANCATHALWIIPSLLGSSLLHCQSEDQWERVSAWVYGAGLSSLFTVSTLFHTVAWKKSHLRDVEHCFHMCDRMVIYFFIAASYAPWLNLRELGPWASHMRWLVWVMALSGTAYVFFFHERYKMVELICYTVMGLFPALVILSMPEQAGLCELLLGGTFYCLGMVFFKSDGIVPFAHAIWHLFVATGAAVHYFAIWKYLYAMPANPVQTSR